One genomic segment of Blastopirellula marina includes these proteins:
- a CDS encoding bifunctional transcriptional activator/DNA repair enzyme AdaA, translating to MNATITLPDPNTMYQAIVDRDAEMEGLFVMAVKTTGIFCRPGCKAKTPKRENVEFFATADQALAAGYRPCKRCRPMELSGSVPAWLTQLVDALEADSSRRWTNADLEAMGLSPIRVRRWFQQHYRMTFHAYLRTRRIGLAVDMLQTGKDVTSTALDSGYESLSGFRDSLRKWTGQSPTSIKDGEPILVQRILTPLGPMLAAGSDAGLCLLEFADRKMLPKQFERVSKLFAQPILPGTHPVLSEAADQIEQYFQGTRTEFTLPLRLDGTSFQQQVWKLLEGIPFGQTSSYGELAERLGKPTASRAVGRTNGDNRLAIVVPCHRVVRSDGHLCGYAGGLWRKKWLLEHERKLNHNQ from the coding sequence ATGAACGCTACGATCACCCTGCCCGACCCGAACACGATGTACCAGGCCATCGTCGACCGCGATGCCGAGATGGAAGGGCTGTTCGTCATGGCGGTCAAGACGACCGGTATCTTTTGTCGTCCTGGCTGCAAAGCGAAAACCCCCAAGCGCGAGAACGTCGAATTCTTCGCCACCGCCGACCAGGCCCTTGCCGCCGGCTATCGCCCATGCAAACGCTGCCGCCCGATGGAGCTTTCCGGCAGCGTGCCGGCCTGGCTGACCCAGTTGGTCGATGCCCTCGAGGCCGATTCTTCGCGCCGCTGGACCAATGCCGACCTGGAAGCAATGGGACTTTCCCCCATTCGTGTTCGTCGCTGGTTTCAGCAGCACTATCGAATGACCTTCCACGCGTACCTGCGCACGCGGCGAATCGGCCTGGCGGTCGACATGCTACAAACGGGCAAGGACGTCACTTCCACCGCGCTCGATAGTGGCTACGAGTCCCTCAGCGGGTTTCGCGATAGCCTGCGCAAATGGACCGGCCAATCGCCGACCAGCATCAAGGATGGCGAGCCGATCCTGGTCCAGCGTATTCTCACGCCGCTGGGTCCCATGCTGGCCGCTGGCAGCGACGCCGGGCTGTGCCTCTTGGAATTCGCCGATCGCAAGATGCTCCCCAAGCAGTTCGAGCGGGTCAGCAAACTGTTCGCCCAACCGATTCTGCCTGGCACGCACCCGGTACTAAGTGAAGCGGCCGATCAGATCGAGCAGTACTTTCAGGGAACGCGAACCGAGTTCACCCTTCCCTTGCGATTGGACGGCACCTCGTTTCAACAGCAAGTGTGGAAGCTGCTCGAAGGGATTCCCTTCGGGCAGACAAGTTCGTACGGCGAACTTGCCGAGCGACTCGGCAAGCCGACCGCCTCCAGGGCTGTCGGCCGCACCAACGGCGACAACCGCCTGGCGATCGTCGTGCCGTGCCATCGTGTGGTTCGCAGCGATGGCCACCTGTGCGGCTACGCTGGCGGATTGTGGCGGAAGAAGTGGCTGCTGGAACACGAACGCAAATTGAACCACAATCAATGA
- the ilvA gene encoding threonine ammonia-lyase, biosynthetic yields the protein MDYLRKILNAQVYDVAHESALERAGKLSERIQNNVYLKREDSQKVFSFKLRGAYNKMAQLTPQQLERGVICASAGNHAQGVALSAAHLGCTATIVMPKTTPKLKIEAVKALGGNVVLHGESYSDAYQHAGELSSTNEMTFVHPFDDPDVIAGQGTIAMEILRQHQKPIHAIFVAIGGGGMISGVAAYIKAVRPEIKVIGVQTNDSDAMVRSVKQGKRIQLTDVGLFSDGTAVKQVGEETFRITKALVDDFVVVDTDAVCAAIKDVFEDTRSILEPAGALSVAGLKQYAARHRLLGDTLVAITCGANMNFDRLRFVAERAEVGENREALFAVTIPERKGSFRRLCELIGPRAVTEFNYRISDSNVAHVFVGLAVNNRDEAKRIADELRGSGFDTLDLTDDELAKLHVRHLVGGHSKMAADEHLYRFVFPERPGALMKFLSAMPSDWNISLFHYRNQGADYGRILVGLQIPSDTTTEFQDFIESIAYPYVEETENPAYRLFLA from the coding sequence ATGGATTACCTGCGGAAGATCCTCAACGCCCAGGTTTACGATGTCGCTCACGAGTCCGCATTAGAGCGGGCCGGTAAGCTCTCGGAGCGTATCCAAAACAACGTCTATCTGAAGCGAGAAGACAGCCAGAAGGTGTTCAGCTTCAAGCTGCGTGGGGCCTACAACAAAATGGCTCAGCTCACCCCGCAGCAGTTAGAGCGCGGCGTCATTTGCGCGTCGGCTGGCAATCATGCCCAAGGGGTCGCGCTCTCTGCGGCTCACCTGGGATGCACGGCGACGATCGTCATGCCAAAGACGACACCCAAACTTAAAATCGAAGCGGTAAAGGCCCTCGGGGGCAATGTCGTGCTGCATGGCGAAAGTTACAGCGATGCCTACCAGCACGCCGGCGAACTGAGCAGCACCAACGAGATGACCTTCGTCCATCCCTTTGACGACCCCGACGTGATCGCCGGGCAAGGGACCATCGCGATGGAGATCTTGAGGCAGCATCAAAAGCCGATCCATGCCATCTTCGTCGCGATTGGCGGCGGCGGTATGATCTCCGGCGTGGCCGCATACATCAAAGCGGTCCGGCCCGAGATCAAAGTCATCGGCGTGCAGACAAACGATTCCGACGCGATGGTTCGCAGCGTCAAGCAAGGCAAACGGATTCAGCTAACCGACGTCGGTCTCTTCTCCGACGGCACCGCCGTGAAGCAGGTCGGCGAAGAGACCTTCCGCATCACCAAGGCCCTGGTCGACGACTTTGTCGTGGTCGATACCGACGCCGTGTGCGCCGCGATCAAGGACGTGTTCGAGGATACCCGCAGCATTCTCGAACCTGCCGGAGCGCTCAGCGTGGCCGGCCTCAAGCAGTATGCGGCCAGGCATCGTCTGCTAGGAGACACGCTTGTCGCGATCACGTGCGGGGCGAACATGAACTTCGACCGGCTGCGATTCGTGGCCGAGCGCGCCGAAGTGGGGGAAAACCGCGAAGCGCTGTTCGCCGTCACCATCCCCGAACGCAAAGGAAGCTTTCGTCGGCTGTGCGAACTGATCGGCCCGCGGGCCGTGACCGAGTTCAACTACCGCATCTCCGACTCGAACGTGGCCCATGTGTTTGTGGGCCTGGCCGTGAACAACCGAGACGAGGCGAAACGAATCGCCGACGAACTGCGCGGCAGCGGGTTCGATACACTCGACCTGACCGACGACGAACTGGCCAAGCTGCACGTGCGGCACCTGGTAGGTGGGCACAGCAAAATGGCCGCGGACGAACACCTGTACCGCTTCGTCTTTCCCGAGCGGCCAGGGGCGCTGATGAAGTTCCTCTCGGCGATGCCCAGCGACTGGAATATCAGTTTGTTCCATTACCGCAACCAAGGTGCGGATTACGGACGCATTCTCGTGGGGCTGCAAATACCCAGTGACACGACGACCGAGTTTCAAGACTTTATCGAAAGCATCGCGTACCCGTACGTCGAAGAAACCGAGAACCCAGCTTACCGGTTGTTTCTCGCCTAA